A part of Desulfotomaculum nigrificans DSM 574 genomic DNA contains:
- a CDS encoding NADH-dependent [FeFe] hydrogenase, group A6, translating to MATVTLTIDNQTVEVEQGSTILEAAKKIGINIPTLCYMKDINAIGACRICVVEVQGARALQAACVTPVAQGMVVKTNSAAVRASRKMTLELIQSNHPQECNTCLRNNNCELQALSEAMGLKEVRFTRPAQSHSKDEIDNSSPSIVRDPRKCILCRRCVAVCEKVQGVKCISAVNRGFETIIAPPFNQGLGDVNCAMCGQCSLVCPTGAITEVDDTGKVWRALDDPNKHVVVQTAPAVRVAIAEEFGLEPGTIGTGKLVAALRRLGFDSVMDTDFTADLTIMEEGTEFIKRVTEGGVLPMITSCSPGWIKYIEMYYPDLLAHLSTCKSPQQMFGALVKTFYAEKKGIDPASIYSVSIMPCTAKKFEAQRDELKDSGFQDVDVVLTTRELGRMLREIGIDWDNLPEEQYDDPMGISTGAAVIFGATGGVMEAAVRTVYEVITKETMPDINLTPVRGMKGIKEATLKVGDLEVKVAVAHTLGNARKLLDKIRANECDYHFIEIMCCPGGCIGGGGQPIPTNLEVRLKRIAGIYKADEELPIRKSHENPAIKAIYEEFLGQPLGEKSHKLLHTHYIPRGVYRKPEGLPDKVPSGDHH from the coding sequence ATGGCAACTGTAACACTAACCATTGACAATCAAACTGTTGAAGTTGAACAGGGTTCAACTATATTGGAAGCTGCCAAAAAGATTGGTATTAACATACCTACCCTTTGCTATATGAAGGATATCAACGCCATCGGCGCTTGCCGTATTTGCGTTGTTGAAGTTCAAGGCGCCCGTGCCCTTCAGGCTGCCTGCGTTACACCGGTGGCACAGGGTATGGTTGTTAAGACTAATTCAGCAGCTGTCCGGGCATCCCGTAAAATGACCCTGGAACTGATTCAATCTAACCACCCGCAGGAATGTAATACCTGCCTGCGCAACAATAACTGCGAACTACAGGCTCTTTCCGAAGCTATGGGTCTGAAGGAAGTTCGTTTTACCAGACCGGCCCAGAGCCACAGTAAAGATGAGATTGATAACTCTTCTCCCTCTATCGTGCGTGATCCCCGGAAGTGCATCCTGTGCCGTCGCTGTGTAGCTGTTTGTGAAAAGGTTCAGGGTGTTAAGTGCATCAGCGCCGTGAATCGTGGCTTTGAAACCATCATCGCACCTCCCTTTAATCAAGGCCTGGGTGATGTTAACTGTGCTATGTGCGGACAGTGTTCACTGGTTTGTCCTACCGGCGCCATAACCGAAGTTGACGATACAGGCAAAGTATGGAGGGCTTTGGATGACCCAAACAAGCATGTGGTGGTGCAAACCGCCCCGGCTGTTCGTGTGGCCATTGCTGAAGAATTTGGCCTGGAACCCGGTACCATTGGCACCGGTAAACTGGTAGCCGCTCTCCGCCGCTTGGGCTTTGACAGTGTAATGGACACCGATTTTACCGCTGACTTGACTATTATGGAAGAAGGCACCGAGTTCATCAAGCGTGTCACCGAAGGTGGCGTGCTGCCGATGATCACCTCCTGCAGCCCTGGTTGGATTAAATACATTGAAATGTATTATCCCGATTTACTGGCTCACCTGTCTACCTGTAAATCTCCTCAGCAGATGTTTGGCGCGCTGGTCAAAACCTTCTATGCTGAAAAGAAAGGTATCGATCCAGCTTCCATTTATAGCGTATCCATCATGCCCTGTACGGCTAAAAAATTTGAGGCTCAGCGTGATGAGCTTAAAGACAGTGGCTTCCAGGATGTAGATGTTGTACTTACCACCCGTGAACTGGGTCGTATGCTGCGTGAAATCGGTATTGACTGGGATAACCTACCGGAGGAACAATATGATGATCCGATGGGTATTTCCACCGGTGCTGCCGTTATCTTCGGTGCTACCGGCGGCGTAATGGAAGCTGCTGTACGTACCGTTTACGAAGTAATCACCAAAGAAACAATGCCGGATATTAACTTGACTCCTGTTCGGGGTATGAAAGGTATTAAAGAAGCCACCCTTAAGGTCGGCGACCTGGAAGTTAAAGTTGCCGTCGCCCATACCCTAGGTAATGCTCGTAAGTTGTTGGATAAAATTCGGGCCAACGAATGTGATTACCACTTTATTGAAATCATGTGCTGCCCCGGCGGTTGCATCGGTGGTGGTGGTCAGCCTATCCCCACCAACCTGGAAGTTCGTCTCAAGCGTATTGCCGGTATCTATAAGGCTGACGAAGAACTGCCGATCCGCAAATCCCATGAGAACCCAGCTATTAAGGCTATTTACGAAGAGTTCTTGGGCCAACCTCTGGGCGAAAAATCTCATAAACTTCTGCACACTCACTATATACCCCGAGGTGTTTATAGAAAACCCGAAGGTCTGCCGGATAAAGTTCCCAGCGGCGATCATCACTAA
- a CDS encoding YkgJ family cysteine cluster protein, with the protein MTKNLQLGDKFRFSCHDKLSCFKQCCRDINIFLTPYDVLRMKKKLGLTSGEFLNTYTRILKAPRSGFPVVVIKMREDNLVCPFITDYGCQVYDERPWSCRMAPVEIRGAGLYGIAFEKSYCLGLNETKEWTVQGWMENQGLSIYNEMEESFAEIPLKIKPTGNKKLDQVQMHMVLVGCYDLDRFREFLRQNPDLVIHQSKELGEEVVNNDVALMKFTFKWLADNLNNIHILNKLNQILNS; encoded by the coding sequence ATGACCAAGAATTTACAGTTAGGCGATAAATTCAGGTTTTCCTGTCACGACAAATTGTCCTGTTTTAAGCAGTGCTGCCGAGATATTAATATATTTTTAACCCCCTATGATGTGTTGCGTATGAAAAAGAAGTTAGGTTTAACCTCCGGTGAGTTTTTAAATACTTATACCAGAATTTTAAAGGCCCCCCGGTCAGGGTTTCCGGTAGTGGTGATTAAGATGCGGGAGGATAACCTGGTTTGTCCTTTTATTACCGATTATGGTTGTCAGGTTTATGATGAGCGCCCTTGGTCATGCCGTATGGCACCGGTGGAAATCAGAGGAGCAGGTTTGTATGGTATTGCTTTTGAAAAATCCTATTGTCTTGGTTTAAACGAAACGAAGGAATGGACTGTTCAGGGATGGATGGAGAATCAGGGATTGAGCATTTATAACGAAATGGAAGAGTCCTTTGCGGAGATTCCTTTAAAAATAAAGCCTACCGGTAATAAAAAATTGGACCAAGTACAGATGCATATGGTATTGGTGGGCTGCTATGATTTAGATCGATTTAGAGAATTTCTCAGGCAGAATCCTGACCTGGTAATCCATCAATCTAAGGAGTTGGGGGAAGAGGTTGTTAATAATGATGTGGCTTTGATGAAATTTACTTTTAAGTGGTTGGCCGATAATTTAAATAACATCCATATTCTTAATAAGCTAAACCAAATATTAAACAGTTAG
- the yunB gene encoding sporulation protein YunB codes for MFRKKKHVPKKVILLLIILGLMGIFVFFDRVLQPTLFSLAKVQAIHMATEILNQTVYDKLSDKQIKYQDLVQIHKDASGKIVLMQADAVKINQLSTEITLKVQQSLRNLNDEHIGIPLGQLLGIHLLAALGPEFTVHMIPVGTVRVDIIDKFEGAGINQTRHLIWLDLSSEFRIAVPLYNEAFKVNTKVPLAEYIIVGDVPPALVTLQGGVIGN; via the coding sequence TTGTTCCGAAAAAAAAAGCATGTGCCTAAAAAGGTGATCCTATTATTAATTATCTTAGGTTTGATGGGAATATTTGTTTTTTTTGATAGAGTACTACAACCCACTTTATTTTCTTTAGCCAAGGTCCAAGCAATTCATATGGCCACGGAAATATTAAATCAAACAGTATATGATAAATTATCAGACAAGCAAATCAAATATCAGGATCTAGTGCAGATTCATAAGGATGCTTCAGGCAAAATTGTGTTGATGCAAGCGGATGCTGTAAAGATCAATCAATTATCAACGGAAATAACTCTTAAGGTGCAGCAATCATTACGAAATCTTAACGATGAGCATATTGGTATTCCTTTAGGGCAGTTACTGGGCATTCATTTACTGGCAGCCCTGGGTCCGGAGTTTACTGTCCATATGATTCCGGTGGGCACTGTAAGGGTTGATATTATCGATAAATTTGAAGGAGCGGGGATAAACCAGACCAGGCATTTAATCTGGCTGGATCTCAGTTCCGAATTCCGAATTGCCGTACCGTTGTACAATGAGGCATTTAAAGTAAATACCAAGGTGCCCCTGGCAGAGTATATCATTGTGGGCGACGTACCACCAGCCCTGGTTACACTGCAGGGAGGCGTAATTGGCAATTAA
- the tyrS gene encoding tyrosine--tRNA ligase, with translation MLDVQKQLEIIKRGTAEIVPEEELVEKLKKSVANNKPLHIKLGLDPTAPDIHLGHTVVLQKLRQFQELGHKVTIILGDYTGRIGDPTGKSETRKQLTEEQVLANAKTYEQQIFKILDPQKTSVRFNSTWLAPLKFEDVIRLAATTTVARMLEREDFSKRFKENLPISIHEFFYPLMQGYDSVALEADIELGGTDQKFNLLMGRTLQKEFGQEPQIALMMPILEGLDGVNKMSKSLGNYIGIDEPPQEMYGKTMSLPDELMVRYFELVTPVPLEEVRSIAKGLAEGTLHPRDVKMRLAREIVSFYHGPEAAMQAEEQFKKVFQKKELPDEIDQFVVTEDLYEDGLVILPRLMTQAKLASSTSEARRLIKEGAVKIDGEKVTDPNLRFAPTDGMVIRAGKRRFARLSLKN, from the coding sequence ATGTTAGATGTGCAAAAACAGCTGGAAATAATTAAGAGGGGTACCGCAGAAATTGTTCCCGAAGAAGAATTGGTAGAAAAACTTAAGAAATCAGTTGCTAATAACAAACCATTACATATAAAGTTGGGTCTGGATCCCACAGCTCCGGATATTCACCTGGGACATACAGTTGTGCTGCAGAAACTGCGCCAGTTTCAAGAACTAGGTCACAAGGTAACCATTATCTTAGGTGATTATACCGGTCGTATCGGTGATCCCACAGGTAAGTCGGAAACCAGGAAACAATTAACTGAAGAACAGGTATTGGCCAATGCCAAAACCTACGAACAGCAAATATTTAAGATTCTTGATCCGCAGAAGACCAGTGTTAGATTTAACAGTACCTGGTTGGCTCCCCTTAAATTTGAAGATGTGATTAGGCTGGCAGCCACCACTACGGTGGCCAGAATGCTGGAAAGGGAGGATTTTTCTAAACGGTTTAAGGAAAACCTGCCTATCAGCATTCACGAATTTTTCTACCCATTAATGCAGGGTTATGATTCAGTGGCCCTGGAGGCGGATATAGAACTAGGTGGCACCGATCAAAAGTTTAACCTGCTGATGGGACGCACACTGCAAAAAGAATTTGGGCAGGAACCCCAGATTGCTTTAATGATGCCAATTCTGGAAGGATTAGATGGGGTTAATAAAATGAGCAAGAGCCTGGGAAATTACATCGGTATAGATGAACCACCCCAGGAAATGTACGGTAAGACCATGTCTCTACCTGATGAATTAATGGTCAGGTATTTTGAACTGGTCACTCCGGTTCCACTGGAAGAAGTACGTTCCATTGCCAAAGGTTTAGCGGAAGGCACACTGCATCCCAGGGATGTCAAGATGCGGCTGGCCAGGGAAATCGTTTCATTTTATCATGGACCGGAAGCAGCCATGCAGGCAGAAGAACAGTTTAAGAAGGTTTTTCAAAAAAAAGAACTGCCTGATGAGATTGATCAGTTTGTGGTAACTGAAGACCTTTATGAAGATGGTTTGGTGATTTTGCCACGGTTGATGACCCAGGCTAAATTAGCATCCAGTACCAGTGAAGCCCGACGATTAATCAAAGAGGGAGCCGTTAAAATAGATGGCGAAAAGGTGACAGATCCCAATCTGCGCTTTGCCCCGACAGATGGAATGGTGATTCGGGCCGGCAAGCGTAGATTTGCCAGGTTGTCCCTTAAAAATTAA
- a CDS encoding transglycosylase domain-containing protein, translated as MATSKRRRLRPGRLVFLIMALIFIVGTLASAGYVAYAVSDMPAWNPSALENSLPTAIYDKDGNLVTRIGSENREPIKLAEVPQVVKDAFLATEDDRFYDHYGINFRSLGRALYRNVIAGGIKEGFSTITMQLVKMSYLSPERTLKRKIQEILLTLQVERYFTKDEIFEMYLNKIYFGQGAYGIQAAAQTYFGKDLKTDQLTVEEAAFLAGLPQAPSTYSSYLNDGESVEEAGKNPDEKYQKHYDLALNRRNTVLLRMREAGKITEEERAAAAAKPLPTREQMKPISYPYPYFVDYVTEKLIQKYGADMVYKGGLKVYTTLDPKVQKIAEAALANPKNFPSYKPDKNGLPQPQGAAVFMEPGTGYLRAIVGGRQHKYQRELNRATQYQILKDGRKIGRQPGSVIKPIVAYGPAIEFKGMGPASVIDDVPTSFGHYTVKNDSGSYRGLITMRTALTHSVNVVAVKLLNQVGISQAVKFANGLGITTLDANRDGLAMALGGVSSGVVPLDMAGAYGAFANGGVYVQPHAIIKVEKYDGTVLDEFKPEQHRAMKATTAYLITDMLKSVIQSGTGTRANIGRPAAGKTGTTDDGKDIWFVGYTPELVGAVWIGHDTPKPMNRAYGGIYPAMIWREVMSKSLAGLPVRNFTRPPGIVTATVDSKSGLLPGPNTPPDHTVTDLFAQGTVPTEVDNLHQVMEVCAITGELPNEYCPDRITKVVVKLPYQVPPSVADFAIRAPVKTCTLHTANGIDPAAAEKYKLPTTPQPEPQPETDGNKETKPIGEDSWLPGTTGFNNLDNEVKKEFRKAAKVKEYLRDRFN; from the coding sequence TTGGCTACTAGCAAACGCCGAAGGCTCAGACCCGGACGTTTAGTTTTTCTGATAATGGCACTAATTTTCATAGTAGGTACTTTGGCCTCGGCAGGTTATGTTGCTTATGCTGTATCGGACATGCCTGCTTGGAACCCATCAGCCCTGGAAAACAGCCTACCAACCGCAATTTATGATAAGGATGGAAATTTAGTCACCCGAATTGGCTCGGAAAATAGGGAACCCATTAAGCTGGCAGAGGTTCCCCAAGTAGTAAAGGATGCCTTCCTGGCCACCGAAGATGACCGTTTTTATGACCATTATGGGATAAATTTTCGCAGCTTAGGACGGGCCCTTTATCGTAACGTTATAGCCGGTGGAATAAAGGAAGGATTTAGTACCATCACCATGCAGTTAGTTAAAATGTCCTACCTGTCGCCGGAACGTACCCTTAAAAGAAAAATTCAAGAAATATTACTAACCCTGCAGGTGGAGAGGTATTTTACTAAAGATGAAATTTTTGAAATGTACCTGAACAAAATTTACTTCGGTCAGGGGGCCTACGGCATTCAGGCGGCGGCCCAGACATACTTTGGTAAAGACCTAAAAACAGATCAATTAACCGTGGAGGAAGCCGCATTTTTAGCTGGATTACCTCAAGCACCTTCTACATATTCCAGTTATCTAAATGATGGAGAATCAGTTGAAGAAGCCGGTAAAAACCCGGATGAAAAATATCAAAAGCACTATGACCTGGCGTTAAATCGCCGCAACACGGTGCTGTTGAGGATGCGTGAAGCCGGTAAAATTACCGAAGAGGAGCGGGCAGCGGCGGCAGCCAAACCACTGCCAACCAGAGAACAAATGAAACCAATCAGCTACCCCTACCCCTACTTTGTTGATTATGTTACCGAAAAGCTGATACAAAAATACGGTGCTGATATGGTCTACAAGGGTGGGTTAAAGGTATATACCACGCTGGATCCCAAGGTGCAAAAAATCGCCGAGGCAGCCCTGGCTAACCCTAAAAATTTTCCCAGTTACAAACCTGATAAAAACGGGTTACCACAACCCCAGGGCGCTGCTGTCTTCATGGAACCGGGCACTGGCTATTTAAGGGCTATAGTTGGTGGTCGCCAGCATAAATACCAGCGTGAGCTCAACCGGGCCACCCAGTACCAAATTTTAAAGGACGGTCGCAAAATAGGACGTCAACCTGGTTCGGTGATTAAACCCATCGTGGCTTACGGACCGGCCATTGAGTTTAAGGGGATGGGACCAGCATCGGTAATTGATGACGTGCCAACAAGCTTTGGCCACTACACCGTTAAAAATGACAGCGGTAGTTACCGGGGCTTAATTACTATGCGGACTGCTTTAACTCATTCTGTAAACGTAGTTGCCGTTAAGCTACTTAATCAGGTGGGTATTAGTCAGGCGGTTAAGTTTGCCAACGGCCTTGGTATTACCACCCTGGATGCCAACCGGGATGGTCTGGCAATGGCCCTTGGCGGAGTAAGTTCAGGGGTGGTACCGTTGGATATGGCAGGTGCCTATGGTGCCTTTGCCAATGGCGGAGTGTACGTGCAACCCCATGCTATAATCAAGGTAGAAAAATATGACGGAACCGTGCTTGATGAGTTTAAGCCAGAACAGCATCGAGCCATGAAAGCTACCACTGCTTATTTAATCACCGATATGTTAAAATCCGTTATTCAATCGGGTACCGGCACTAGAGCCAATATTGGACGACCGGCGGCTGGTAAAACCGGAACCACTGATGACGGGAAGGATATCTGGTTTGTGGGTTATACTCCCGAATTAGTGGGAGCCGTTTGGATTGGCCACGATACACCTAAACCTATGAACCGAGCCTACGGTGGTATTTACCCGGCTATGATTTGGCGGGAAGTTATGAGTAAGTCCCTGGCCGGTTTGCCGGTGCGTAACTTTACCCGGCCCCCTGGTATCGTCACAGCAACTGTTGACAGTAAATCCGGCCTGTTGCCGGGACCCAATACGCCTCCTGACCATACAGTGACTGATTTATTTGCCCAAGGAACTGTGCCCACAGAAGTGGATAATCTGCATCAGGTCATGGAGGTATGTGCCATCACCGGGGAATTGCCCAACGAGTATTGCCCGGACCGTATCACCAAGGTAGTGGTTAAACTCCCTTACCAAGTACCACCCAGTGTAGCTGATTTTGCCATCCGGGCACCGGTAAAAACCTGTACATTACACACAGCCAATGGAATTGATCCGGCCGCTGCAGAAAAATATAAATTGCCAACAACGCCCCAGCCCGAGCCTCAGCCAGAGACTGATGGTAATAAGGAAACCAAACCAATCGGAGAAGATAGTTGGTTACCTGGAACCACCGGTTTTAATAACCTGGATAATGAAGTTAAAAAAGAATTCCGTAAGGCGGCTAAAGTAAAAGAATATTTAAGAGACAGGTTCAATTAA
- a CDS encoding FG-GAP repeat domain-containing protein encodes MPRANLFWQATLGGPLLVASGNIRTAGPKDVVAASNQTIFVSIPSTGGYLLTDQININQPVLSLAIGFPVMGLEHIFVGTREKILVYGNRQGKIVQVTQTPTETGVEFTDLLVADLDGDGTTELIGATGEANSLLVYQLISPPGAEIRTELLAIRQLPGTPISLAVFNSTPQGPTLLVVAYRNNQNTGILTLFLTERGFGEGPAITNFTPQITGLAAADLLAEPGEELAVGGRDGAVRIVKANDRLNIRLTTNNLGSTISAITAGPLAQNGAQLVAGTPGSYVFVFPKPVQQSPHWAFRAIGPINDLALADERVVVGTTNGFLQVWEVK; translated from the coding sequence ATGCCCCGGGCTAATTTATTTTGGCAGGCCACCCTGGGTGGGCCTTTACTGGTGGCCAGTGGAAATATTCGTACCGCCGGACCGAAGGATGTGGTGGCAGCCAGTAACCAAACAATATTTGTGTCCATCCCAAGCACCGGCGGTTATCTATTGACCGATCAAATTAATATTAACCAGCCGGTGCTTAGCTTGGCCATTGGGTTCCCTGTGATGGGTTTGGAACATATTTTTGTCGGCACCAGGGAAAAAATCCTTGTTTACGGTAATCGGCAGGGAAAAATCGTACAAGTAACCCAGACGCCAACTGAAACAGGCGTAGAGTTTACAGACCTGTTGGTAGCGGATCTGGACGGGGACGGTACTACCGAGCTAATTGGCGCTACCGGAGAGGCCAATAGCTTATTGGTTTACCAGTTAATTAGCCCGCCGGGGGCGGAAATCAGAACAGAATTACTGGCCATTAGGCAACTACCGGGTACTCCCATTAGTTTAGCTGTTTTTAATTCGACGCCCCAGGGACCTACCTTGCTGGTGGTGGCCTACAGGAATAACCAAAACACCGGTATCCTGACTTTATTTTTAACCGAGCGGGGTTTTGGCGAAGGTCCTGCGATTACTAACTTCACACCTCAGATAACCGGCCTGGCCGCAGCTGACCTGCTGGCTGAACCAGGTGAAGAACTGGCGGTTGGTGGCCGTGACGGAGCAGTCAGAATTGTTAAAGCCAATGACCGGCTAAATATAAGGTTAACTACCAATAACTTGGGCAGTACCATTTCTGCCATAACAGCCGGGCCGCTGGCCCAAAACGGTGCCCAACTGGTTGCCGGTACTCCAGGTAGTTACGTCTTTGTTTTTCCCAAACCCGTACAACAGTCACCTCACTGGGCCTTTAGAGCCATCGGTCCCATTAATGATCTAGCACTGGCCGATGAAAGGGTGGTAGTGGGTACCACCAACGGATTCCTGCAGGTTTGGGAAGTTAAATAA
- a CDS encoding Na+/H+ antiporter NhaC family protein encodes MKKSSLILIASVLLMLLLPAVAFAADPDPAAANAQKFGFLTILPPLVAIVLAFISKNVVLSLFLGVLCGTFLLQITNGNVFSALLNAFLSLVAKVLGSLADPWNAGIILQCLAIGGLIALVGKMGGAKAVAESLAKRAKTPRSAQLVTWLLGILVFFDDYANSLIVGPIMRPVTDKLRISREKLSFIVDATAAPIAGIALISTWVGYEVSLIKDAYSTIGQNVNAYNIFVSTIPYRFYNILILMFIVFTALFLKEFGPMLKAERRARSTGKVLSDTARPMVSAEATDLEPKDTTKLSVWNAIIPIGVLIIGAFLGFYFNGYNSIMGGEDKDLIKLLETAPMSFAAIREAFGASDASVVLFQAALFAGIVAMVMGIGKKIFTLGEAVDTWIQGMKSLVITGVILLLAWSLSSVMKELGTAAFLVSHLSDSIPKYILPSIIFIFGCIISFATGTSYGTMGILMPLTIPLAHAISPDSAYVIMNAGAVLTGAIFGDHCSPISDTTILSSMGSACDHIDHVNTQLFYAVTVGIITVLFGYLPVGLGVPVYITLPVAIVITGCAVYMFGKPVEEVKSTEEATSSMSKAVTMKS; translated from the coding sequence ATGAAAAAAAGCAGTTTAATTCTAATTGCCTCTGTCTTGCTGATGCTTTTGCTACCTGCCGTGGCTTTCGCCGCAGACCCTGATCCAGCAGCGGCCAATGCGCAGAAATTTGGTTTTTTAACCATACTACCTCCATTGGTGGCCATTGTGCTGGCATTTATAAGTAAGAATGTGGTCTTATCTCTATTCTTAGGTGTACTTTGTGGAACATTTTTATTACAAATCACTAATGGTAATGTTTTTTCAGCTTTACTAAACGCATTTTTATCACTTGTGGCAAAAGTTTTAGGTTCCTTAGCCGACCCCTGGAACGCCGGTATTATTCTTCAGTGCTTGGCTATCGGTGGTCTAATTGCGTTAGTTGGAAAAATGGGTGGCGCCAAAGCAGTGGCTGAGAGTTTGGCCAAAAGAGCTAAAACCCCCAGAAGTGCTCAGTTAGTTACCTGGTTGTTAGGAATCTTAGTATTTTTTGATGATTACGCCAACTCTCTAATCGTCGGTCCCATTATGCGACCGGTAACAGATAAATTAAGGATTTCCCGTGAAAAACTGTCCTTTATCGTTGACGCAACGGCTGCTCCCATAGCTGGTATCGCACTTATTTCAACCTGGGTTGGCTATGAAGTAAGTTTAATTAAAGATGCCTATTCGACCATTGGCCAAAATGTAAATGCTTATAATATCTTTGTATCTACAATTCCCTATCGCTTTTATAACATCCTTATTTTAATGTTTATAGTATTTACGGCCTTATTCTTAAAGGAATTCGGACCCATGTTGAAAGCGGAAAGAAGAGCCCGCTCAACTGGTAAAGTATTATCTGATACTGCTCGGCCGATGGTGTCCGCCGAAGCAACTGACCTGGAGCCAAAGGACACTACTAAATTAAGCGTGTGGAATGCCATTATTCCTATCGGAGTCTTAATTATCGGTGCTTTCTTAGGATTCTACTTTAATGGTTATAACTCTATCATGGGTGGCGAAGATAAAGATTTAATTAAATTACTGGAAACCGCACCGATGTCCTTTGCCGCCATACGTGAAGCCTTTGGTGCCTCTGATGCCAGTGTGGTATTATTCCAGGCAGCTTTATTTGCCGGTATCGTAGCCATGGTTATGGGTATCGGCAAGAAAATATTCACCTTGGGTGAAGCGGTGGATACCTGGATTCAAGGTATGAAGTCCTTAGTCATTACCGGTGTTATTTTGCTTCTGGCCTGGTCCTTAAGCAGTGTGATGAAAGAATTAGGAACCGCTGCCTTCCTAGTTTCTCACTTGTCCGACTCGATTCCCAAGTATATTTTACCTTCAATTATCTTTATATTCGGGTGCATCATTTCTTTTGCCACCGGTACTTCCTACGGTACGATGGGTATTTTAATGCCGCTAACCATTCCCTTGGCCCATGCTATTTCACCGGATAGTGCCTATGTGATTATGAATGCCGGGGCAGTTTTGACGGGTGCCATCTTCGGTGATCACTGCTCACCTATCTCGGACACCACCATTTTGTCTTCAATGGGTTCTGCCTGCGACCATATTGACCATGTCAATACTCAGTTGTTCTACGCCGTTACCGTTGGTATTATTACCGTTCTGTTTGGTTATCTACCCGTTGGACTCGGTGTCCCGGTATATATTACTTTGCCGGTAGCCATTGTCATTACCGGTTGTGCAGTCTATATGTTTGGTAAACCGGTAGAAGAAGTTAAATCCACCGAAGAAGCAACTTCCTCCATGAGTAAAGCTGTAACCATGAAATCCTAA